In one Desulfoferula mesophila genomic region, the following are encoded:
- the ribB gene encoding 3,4-dihydroxy-2-butanone-4-phosphate synthase codes for MGEALLEQFGNQEQRVQRALEAVRQGRGVLVTDDEDRENEGDLIFAAQSLTTEQMAALIRECSGIVCLCLPSDKVKSLDLPPMTPANSSRYQTAFTVSIEAAQGVTTGVSAADRLATVRAAIAEDATPADLNRPGHVFPLQARDGGVLERRGHTEATVDLMRLAGLAPYGVLCELTNPDGSMARLPRIVDFARSSGYPVVTVEDLAAYRVGQA; via the coding sequence ATGGGCGAAGCACTATTGGAGCAGTTCGGCAATCAGGAGCAACGGGTCCAGCGGGCCCTGGAGGCGGTGCGCCAGGGACGGGGAGTCTTGGTCACCGACGACGAGGACCGGGAAAACGAGGGCGACCTCATCTTTGCGGCCCAATCGCTAACCACCGAACAGATGGCGGCCCTCATCCGCGAGTGCAGCGGCATCGTCTGCCTGTGCCTGCCTTCGGACAAGGTGAAGAGCCTGGACCTGCCCCCCATGACCCCCGCCAACTCCAGCCGCTATCAGACCGCTTTCACCGTATCCATCGAGGCGGCCCAAGGGGTGACCACCGGGGTGTCGGCCGCGGACCGCCTCGCCACGGTGCGGGCGGCCATCGCCGAGGACGCCACCCCCGCCGACCTCAACCGGCCGGGCCACGTCTTCCCCCTGCAGGCCCGCGACGGCGGGGTCTTGGAGCGCCGGGGGCACACCGAGGCCACGGTGGACCTCATGCGCCTGGCCGGGCTCGCGCCCTACGGGGTGCTCTGTGAGCTGACCAACCCCGACGGCTCCATGGCCCGTTTGCCACGCATCGTGGATTTTGCCCGGAGCAGCGGCTATCCGGTGGTGACCGTGGAGGATTTGGCGGCCTATCGGGTGGGACAAGCCTGA
- the lexA gene encoding transcriptional repressor LexA, translating into MTRGLTQRQAQVLEFIEEFTSSQGYPPTVREVASHFGFRSPRAAHDHMKALEKKGYMRSRAGRPRALEVLHSRRGIPVLGRIAAGQPILAVEDAEEVLGLEPGFFGSGRFFALRVRGDSMVGDHIAEGDLVIIRAQEDARAGEVAAVLLGDEVTLKHFVPHAQGLELRAANPAVKSIMVGPEDDPPRVLGVMVGLVRKN; encoded by the coding sequence ATGACTCGTGGGTTGACCCAACGCCAGGCCCAGGTCCTGGAGTTCATCGAAGAGTTCACCAGCAGCCAGGGATATCCTCCCACGGTGCGCGAGGTGGCTTCTCATTTCGGCTTCCGCTCCCCCCGCGCGGCCCACGACCACATGAAGGCCCTGGAAAAAAAGGGCTATATGCGCTCCCGGGCCGGAAGACCGCGGGCCCTGGAGGTGTTGCATAGCCGCAGGGGCATCCCGGTGTTGGGCCGGATCGCCGCCGGCCAGCCCATCCTGGCCGTGGAAGACGCCGAGGAGGTGCTGGGCCTGGAGCCGGGCTTCTTCGGCTCGGGCCGCTTCTTTGCCCTCAGGGTGCGGGGCGACTCCATGGTCGGCGACCACATCGCCGAGGGCGACCTGGTGATCATCCGGGCCCAGGAAGACGCCCGCGCCGGAGAGGTGGCTGCGGTGCTGTTGGGCGACGAGGTCACCCTGAAGCATTTCGTGCCCCACGCCCAGGGCCTGGAGCTCAGGGCGGCCAACCCGGCGGTCAAGAGCATCATGGTGGGCCCGGAAGACGATCCCCCCCGGGTTTTGGGGGTCATGGTGGGCCTGGTCCGCAAGAATTAG